Genomic DNA from Bacteroides zhangwenhongii:
TTAACCAAGTAGAGAAGAGTTCGTTCGATGACATCATCGCGTTTGTGAACAGTGAAATCGAGCGCCTGTTGCCCGACCTAGTGCTAAACCAAAACGAGCTGTTCGGTGAAACCGGACACATCACTAAAGGTATAGCTTTATCCATCCGTTCGCGGGCGTTGCTCTATGCGGCAAGCCCGTTGTTTGCCGGCGACGGAAACGCTTCCGCCAAATGGGAAGCTGCCGCCAAGGCCGCCCATGATGTGATTGCCTTGAAGCTCTATTCGATGCCTAAAATCACCGAAGACCCGCTATATCATAAAGATGGCGGCAATGGAGTACTCAACTCCAAACAGCTGATTTGGGAAGTGAGAGGCGGAGAAAGTAATACGTTCGAGGCACGCAACCTGCCAATGGGCTTTGAAGGAGCCAAAGGTGGAAACACACCGACACAAAACTTGGTGGACGAGTTTGACTTCCTCACCGGTGAACCGTTCGATTGGAACAATCCGAAGCATGTGGAGGAGATGTATTACGATGAAAAAGGGAAGCCGACCCGCGACCCGCGTCTTTATCTGAACGTCATCTGCGATGGCATGAAGTATATGGGACAGGTGGTGGAACCGCTGGAAGGCGGCAAGAACGGTATGCCCATCGAAGGAGCCACTACCACCGGCTACTACTTGAAGAAACTGATGAACGAGACGGTGTCGCTGAGTCCGGTGACACCGGTGAAGAAGCCTCATCACTATCCGGTGTTCCGCTATGCGGAGATTCTGCTGAACTATGCGGAAGCGCTGAACGAATGGCAAGGACCGACGTACACCGACTATTATTGCAAGAAATCGGCGTTGGAAGCGCTGAACGAGGTGCGCGTGGCTGCAGGCATGCCTGCATATACGGAAACGGATAAAGACAAATTCAGGACATTGGTGAAGAAAGAGCGCCGCATTGAGCTGGCTTTCGAAGATCATCGTTTCTGGGACATCCGTCGCTGGAAAGAAGGCAATCTTGTGGAGAATATCTATGGGGTGAAAAAGCAGAACGGCACCTATCAGAAAGAGCTTGTACAGAACCGTGTATGGGAGAACAAGATGTATCTCTATCCCATTCCTCAAAAGGAGAGCTTCGTCAATGACAATCTGACTCAGAACCCGGGTTGGTAAGAAAATTTATAGAGTTATTTATATTAGTTATAGACTATGAAACTAAATACAATGATAATAACATGCTCCCTGATGTTGGGAGCATGCACCGATGAAATCACGGTGAACTGCCCGACGCATACGTTGGAGCGCGCTGTGCAGTATGACGGTTATGAACTGGCATGGGCAGAAGAGTTTGAAGAAGACGGACTGCCCGATGATAAAGTGTGGAGCTACGAAGAGGGTTATCAACGCAATGAAGAACTTCAGGATTACAAGAAGGCAGATCTGAGCCACTCGCGGGTGGAAGATGGGAAACTGCTGCTACACGCGTTCAAAGACCCGCACGATGGTACTGACGGAATGGGAGCCCCTTATCATTTTGAGTTTTCTTCGGCTTCGGTGAAATCGCAAATGAAAAAAGACTTTCAGTACGGACGTATTGACATTGCCGCTAAAATACCTACAGGACGGGGAATACTTCCGGCTTTTCGGTTGATACCTACGGAAAACGTGTATGAAGACGGTTATGGCGAAATCGACATCATGGAGTATGTGTGGGGAGATGAAGACGAGCACAATTCGGTGTATCAGACCATCCATACGCAAAACACGCTGGACAAAGTGGACGAACGTCCGGCTTCTTCGTGTAGCTCCAACACGCTGGATTCCAAATTCCACCTCTACTCTGTGGTTTGGGAAAAGAACAGCATCGAAATCCTGTTCGACAATAAGGTCGTACTGACCTACCAGCGGAACCAGGAATCGGATTCATACAAGCAATGGCCTTTCGACCAACCGTTCTATCTAACGATGAACCTTGCTGTCGGTGGTACACAGGGGGGGAAGTGGGAAATTGACGAGACCGTCTTCCCTGCCCAGATGGAAGTGGAATACGTTCGTTATTATGCGAAGATTAACAATGGAGATAGCGAGGAGAAAGATGACGAAGATAAAGAGGGAAAAACTGTCAATCTGATAGAGAACGGTGATTTGGAAACAGCCTATTCCGATACGGAGGCACCTGTAATAGTACCAAGATGGAAGTTGGAAAACGAAAGGATGCTGGAGTATCGGAATCGTTGGAATGTACTAGAAGGTGCCGGCACTGAATTCTTTGTGGATGATGCAAACGGAGCAAACAATACCAAGCACTCGTTGAGCTTTAAGAGTCCGAAAATACCTAATTGGTGGAGTACAGATGTGGGATTGACTTTTGATGGTGTTTCTGTCGGCAAACATACGTTGAGTTTCTATGTCAAAAGCGATAAGCCGGTATCGTCATTTGTATTAAGTTTCACTTTGGCAGATGTTTCGGTTAAGGATTACAGAAATTATAAGACGTTGGCGAATGAGAATGGCAAAACAGTTATCAAACAGGGTTCCGGTTCTCTCTATCCAACCATGTTGGAATATGTGGGAAATACATGGCAGAAATATTCCATTACATTGGATATTCCTGAAAATGATTTAAAAGACGGATTGGTGAGATTGGTGTTCAAGCCTCATACTACAGGAGAATTTGGTGCAACCAGTTGCAAATTGGTTTCAAGCGAACCTGTCCAATTCTGGTTTGACGAATTTGTATTGGAAAAAGCAAATTAAATCATAAAAAAACGTAGAATGAAAACAATGTTCAAATATGTAGCAATGGCAGCTCTGGTGCTGCCATTGACCTCGTGCAATGACGATGACACAGCGAACGAGACTATCAAGTTTGAGATAGAGGCAGAAGGCATATACGAAGTGACTGCCGAACTTACAGAACAGTATCCCATCACCTTCACGGTGAAGAGTCCCATAAACAGTTCCGTGAAGAGCAACCGCGATTGGTGTAAAGTGGAGACGGAGAAAGAAGAAGGTTACATCCAGGTAAAGGTGTCGGTGGACGACAACCATACGGGCGAAGACCGCATGGCGAAGATTGGCGTGCATTCTCCTTCCATCCTGAATAACCATATCATTGAGGTGCACCAAAAGTCGTATGCGTTTAACGTGAAGGGCTTGCCCGCTGACTTTGCGCCGGAAGGCGAAGACCGCATGATTCAAGTGGCAACAAACGAACCGTGGGTGCTGAGCACCGATGTAGATTGGATTACATTCGACAAGGAGAATGGAAACGCAAACAAGGAAGGCGTAGAGGTGAAAGCCACTATCCAACCGAATGAAACAGGTATTGTCCGGATGGCTACCGTTACGCTGAAAAACACATCGGGAAAAGAGAAAATCAAGACCTATCGGGTGTCGCAGTGTGAACCGTGGGAGACGAAAGTACGTGTGGGCGACCCGGACGTGACATTCGACATGACTCGTGTAGACCCCATCTATCAAGCCAAGATAACGGAATGGATGAATGCCGGTGTGCAAGGCGGTATTCCTTCATTGAAAACTATCATGTCCGACGGTCGCGAAATCAAGGAGTTCGAGGGTGGTACTTCTGTAGACGATATTTTGGATTACATTAACAACACCGGAAATAAGTACCGCCAACGAATCATCTATCTGAAAAACGGAGAATATGTATTCAATAAGAGTGTACGCATATATTCAAGTTGCACCTTGGTGGGCGAAAGCCGTGACGGAGTGATTATCAAGATAAAGGATGACGGTAATGTGTCATTATATAATGCAAATGGCAGTGGCGTTCGCAATCTGACGTTAAAGGGTGACTGGACTACTACAGACCCCGACCCCAGCCTGATGAAAGAAACCTTGAAGGACAAGGGCGGACATAAAATGATTGATATGACCGGTAATGACAAAGGAGGATATATACGTAATTCATACGTAGACAATGTGAAGATTGTGAACAGTGCTTCTCATCCGATTTGGATGAACGGATACAAAAACACTGTCCGCGATGTCGAGATGGACGGTGCCTACAATAAAGATGGGGGCGCTCAGGGGTACTTCTTCATCGACGGTGACCATCACCTGATTACCGGTTGCAAGGTGACGCACATCCGTCACGTCACGATGCAGAATCCAACATCCAAGTTCAATGTGTTCTATAAGAACGACATTCGTCAGGAATTCTCGTTCCACGTCAACGACGGTGGCGACAACTTGGTAGAACACAACCGGATTATGGTACCGAAAACATTAAGCACTAACTATACAGCCATCATGGGCCCATGGTCTAACCAGCACCATGTGGGCGGCAAGAACTTCATCTACCGCAACAGATGTCTGGAAGAGAACCGTGGAGGCAACACGCCTTGGTCGGACGACGAACTTTATATCGGCCCTTGGGAAAACGGCTATAACGATGAACAGAAATACAACAATTTCAGAAAAGTTCAAGAATATCCGAATCCTACAGGCGGTACGCTGTATCCTGTTGTGCTTAAAGAGTAAAATCAACTGTCTTAGAGGGGAGATGAATATCTTTCTATCAAAGCGTTTCAGTCTCCCCCTTCTTTATCTCCTAAATTTATAACTAAAAGACAATTTCACTATTATGGATATAAAATTGATGCTTTTTTTTCTATTAGTATTAAATATCAATACAGTCGGTGCACAATCTACTAAAATTTATCCTCCCAAAAACAAAATCTACCACAAAAGTTGGATAGATTTCAACAAAAACGGAAAAAAAGACGTGTACGAAGACCCAGCACAACCGATAGAGAAACGTATCGCTGATCTGTTAAGCCAGATGACTATGGAAGAGAAGTCTAATCAACTTGCCACTTACTATGGTTATAAAAAGTGTTTGAAGGACAGTCTGCCTACAGCCGAATGGAGGAATATGGTGTTGAAAGACGGAATTTGCAATCTTGACGAGTTTATCTCCCACGAAAAGATTGAAGAAAACAAGACTCCATACGACATGGCAAAAACCATCCGTGAGACTCAACGTTTCTTTGTGGAATATACCCGCTTGGGGATTCCCGTTGATTTCACCAACGAAGGCATCAGAGGATTGGCAGCCCGCCATGCCACCAGTTTTCCATCGATGAATGCCTTGGGATGTACGTGGGACAAAGAGTTGGCCTACCTACAAGGTGTAGTGCAGGGAAAAGAGGCACGTGCATTGGGATATACCAATGTGTACGCACCTATCTTGGACGTGGTGCGCGATCAACGTTGGGGGCGCTTTGAAGGAAGCATCGGTGAAGATCCCTATTTGGTGGCACGCTTAGGTGTGGGTATGGCAAAGGGTATTCAAGAGCAACACGTGGTATCTTCTCCCAAACACTTTGTAGGTTATGGAGATTGCAAGGGAGCACGGCAGAACTTCTCTCGTACAGATCCGCATATCACTCCTTCCGAAATGTATTACATACACGAATATCCTTTCCGTAAAGTCTTTGCGGAGGCCGGTGCGTTGGGAGTGATGTGTGCGTTGAACGATTACAACGGCGATCCTATGGCGGGAAGTTATGAGTTCCTGACCAATAAGTTACGTAAGGAAATGGGGTTCAAAGGCTATGTGGTGTCCGACAGCTATGCCATCGAACGTTTGTCCAATTTCTACTATGTAAGTGAAGATCTCGAGGAAGCTACCCTGAAGGCTTTGGAAGCCGGGCTGAATGTTCGTACTCGTTTTGATGCTCCCGACATATACATCAACCATATCCGTACATTAGTGAAAGAAGGACGTCTTCCGGTAGAGAAACTGGACGAATTAGTGTCGCAAGTGTTGTATGTGAAATTTTGGATTGGTCTTTTCGACAATCCTTATACCGGAGATGCAGAGAAGGCGCAACAGGTATTGAAATGCGACGAACATCTCCAAGCCGCGTTACGCGCTTCAAAAGAGTGCCTAGTGCTGTTGAAAAACAACGACAAGACCTTGCCTTTTGCCGACAATGTACGGAAAATCGCATTGATCGGACCGAACGCGAATACCTGCAATTATGTGCCCACCCATTATGGTCCTGCTGATTATAAGTTTGTCAGCGTATATGACGGATTAAAAGAGTTGGGAGCGCGCAAGGGCATCGAAGTGAATTATACCTTAGGCGTAGAGTTGGTCAATGAAGGATGGCCAAAGACGGAAATTTTCCCTGAACCTATTTCTGCATCCGAACAAAAAGGTATTGATGAAGCCGTGGCCTTGGCCAACCAAAGCGATGTGGCTGTGCTGGTATTGGGAGATGGAATCGCCACATCCGGAGAGAATCGTACCCGTAGCAGTTTGGATTTGCCGGGACGCCAGGAAGAACTGTTGAAAGCTGTGATAGCTACGGGCAAACCGGTAGTTGTGGTTTTGATTTGGGGACGCCCTGCCGCCATCAACTATGCTGACCGATATGCTTCTGCCATTCTTGCGGCTCCCTACCCCGGAGCACAAGGGGGTATGGCAATTGCTGAGGCTTTGTTAGGAGAGTATAATCCTGGTGGTAAGTTGAACAGCACATGGCCGCGTTCGGTAGGACAATTGCCCATGAACATTCCTTGCAAACCGGGGTCAAATGACGAGCCTGCCAATGGTGCGGGAGTAGCGGGATTACTGTATTGCTTTGGTCACGGCCTCTCGTACACCACATTTGAATACAGCGACATGAAGTTGGACAGCATATATACAAAGACCGGGAATGTGCGTGTTTCTTGCCGTATTACCAACACCGGGAATGTAGCGGGCGATGAAGTGGTACAACTCTATATCAACGACGTCATCAGCTCCACCACGGCTTACGAAAAAGTACTCCGTGGATTTGAACGTATCCATTTGCAACCGGGCGAATCTAAAATTGTCAATTTCAGCATTGTACCGGACGACCTGATACTCATCAACCAGAAGAACGAAAAGGTAATCGAGCCGGGGGAATTCAGTGTCATGATAGGCTCATCTATCGAAAATATAAGATTAGTGGATAGTTT
This window encodes:
- a CDS encoding RagB/SusD family nutrient uptake outer membrane protein; protein product: MKLKKIYTILFASLALTGCDFLDFDESSGMDKEEAYAYFDNVTRMVNGVYRAVPSDWGKISDALRESATDNAVYTWTNNAVWYIYSNAWSPIKLVDDRWSEFYQVIHDANSLMENFSEENLKRYEWDKNYADNIKKVRAYMKEVEVLRAYYHFELAKRYGDVPLMTRTYALDEINQVEKSSFDDIIAFVNSEIERLLPDLVLNQNELFGETGHITKGIALSIRSRALLYAASPLFAGDGNASAKWEAAAKAAHDVIALKLYSMPKITEDPLYHKDGGNGVLNSKQLIWEVRGGESNTFEARNLPMGFEGAKGGNTPTQNLVDEFDFLTGEPFDWNNPKHVEEMYYDEKGKPTRDPRLYLNVICDGMKYMGQVVEPLEGGKNGMPIEGATTTGYYLKKLMNETVSLSPVTPVKKPHHYPVFRYAEILLNYAEALNEWQGPTYTDYYCKKSALEALNEVRVAAGMPAYTETDKDKFRTLVKKERRIELAFEDHRFWDIRRWKEGNLVENIYGVKKQNGTYQKELVQNRVWENKMYLYPIPQKESFVNDNLTQNPGW
- a CDS encoding glycoside hydrolase family 3 N-terminal domain-containing protein gives rise to the protein MDIKLMLFFLLVLNINTVGAQSTKIYPPKNKIYHKSWIDFNKNGKKDVYEDPAQPIEKRIADLLSQMTMEEKSNQLATYYGYKKCLKDSLPTAEWRNMVLKDGICNLDEFISHEKIEENKTPYDMAKTIRETQRFFVEYTRLGIPVDFTNEGIRGLAARHATSFPSMNALGCTWDKELAYLQGVVQGKEARALGYTNVYAPILDVVRDQRWGRFEGSIGEDPYLVARLGVGMAKGIQEQHVVSSPKHFVGYGDCKGARQNFSRTDPHITPSEMYYIHEYPFRKVFAEAGALGVMCALNDYNGDPMAGSYEFLTNKLRKEMGFKGYVVSDSYAIERLSNFYYVSEDLEEATLKALEAGLNVRTRFDAPDIYINHIRTLVKEGRLPVEKLDELVSQVLYVKFWIGLFDNPYTGDAEKAQQVLKCDEHLQAALRASKECLVLLKNNDKTLPFADNVRKIALIGPNANTCNYVPTHYGPADYKFVSVYDGLKELGARKGIEVNYTLGVELVNEGWPKTEIFPEPISASEQKGIDEAVALANQSDVAVLVLGDGIATSGENRTRSSLDLPGRQEELLKAVIATGKPVVVVLIWGRPAAINYADRYASAILAAPYPGAQGGMAIAEALLGEYNPGGKLNSTWPRSVGQLPMNIPCKPGSNDEPANGAGVAGLLYCFGHGLSYTTFEYSDMKLDSIYTKTGNVRVSCRITNTGNVAGDEVVQLYINDVISSTTAYEKVLRGFERIHLQPGESKIVNFSIVPDDLILINQKNEKVIEPGEFSVMIGSSIENIRLVDSFFVIGDGKRTYQKKSKVVPQDTYKLMMHDPDKRKKWKK
- a CDS encoding BACON domain-containing protein, yielding MKTMFKYVAMAALVLPLTSCNDDDTANETIKFEIEAEGIYEVTAELTEQYPITFTVKSPINSSVKSNRDWCKVETEKEEGYIQVKVSVDDNHTGEDRMAKIGVHSPSILNNHIIEVHQKSYAFNVKGLPADFAPEGEDRMIQVATNEPWVLSTDVDWITFDKENGNANKEGVEVKATIQPNETGIVRMATVTLKNTSGKEKIKTYRVSQCEPWETKVRVGDPDVTFDMTRVDPIYQAKITEWMNAGVQGGIPSLKTIMSDGREIKEFEGGTSVDDILDYINNTGNKYRQRIIYLKNGEYVFNKSVRIYSSCTLVGESRDGVIIKIKDDGNVSLYNANGSGVRNLTLKGDWTTTDPDPSLMKETLKDKGGHKMIDMTGNDKGGYIRNSYVDNVKIVNSASHPIWMNGYKNTVRDVEMDGAYNKDGGAQGYFFIDGDHHLITGCKVTHIRHVTMQNPTSKFNVFYKNDIRQEFSFHVNDGGDNLVEHNRIMVPKTLSTNYTAIMGPWSNQHHVGGKNFIYRNRCLEENRGGNTPWSDDELYIGPWENGYNDEQKYNNFRKVQEYPNPTGGTLYPVVLKE
- a CDS encoding glycoside hydrolase family 16 protein; translated protein: MIITCSLMLGACTDEITVNCPTHTLERAVQYDGYELAWAEEFEEDGLPDDKVWSYEEGYQRNEELQDYKKADLSHSRVEDGKLLLHAFKDPHDGTDGMGAPYHFEFSSASVKSQMKKDFQYGRIDIAAKIPTGRGILPAFRLIPTENVYEDGYGEIDIMEYVWGDEDEHNSVYQTIHTQNTLDKVDERPASSCSSNTLDSKFHLYSVVWEKNSIEILFDNKVVLTYQRNQESDSYKQWPFDQPFYLTMNLAVGGTQGGKWEIDETVFPAQMEVEYVRYYAKINNGDSEEKDDEDKEGKTVNLIENGDLETAYSDTEAPVIVPRWKLENERMLEYRNRWNVLEGAGTEFFVDDANGANNTKHSLSFKSPKIPNWWSTDVGLTFDGVSVGKHTLSFYVKSDKPVSSFVLSFTLADVSVKDYRNYKTLANENGKTVIKQGSGSLYPTMLEYVGNTWQKYSITLDIPENDLKDGLVRLVFKPHTTGEFGATSCKLVSSEPVQFWFDEFVLEKAN